The following proteins are co-located in the Apium graveolens cultivar Ventura chromosome 5, ASM990537v1, whole genome shotgun sequence genome:
- the LOC141660042 gene encoding secreted RxLR effector protein 161-like, with translation MDPKERIDKDEEGKAVDVTQYKSMIGGLRYLVHTRLDIAFYIGIASRYMERPTMVHQNAAKIILRYGQGTLHFGLVYSKTSGNNILTAFSDSDLGGDLVDRRSTRGMCFYLNESLITWVLQKQRCVALSSCEAEFMAATAAACQAIWLRNVLNQIAAECNGPVILYVDNKSAIDLAKNPVFQGRSKHIDTRYHFIRECVERGEIILKHVKSEVQKADVLTKALTVAKFEKMRSLLGIKELSERVKD, from the coding sequence ATGGATCCGAAGGAACGAATTGACAAGGATGAAGAAGGCAAAGCAGTGGATGTCACACAGTACAAGAGCATGATCGGGGGTTTGAGGTATTTGGTACACACTAGACTGGATATTGCATTTTATATTGGGATAGCAAGTAGGTATATGGAGCGTCCAACCATGGTTCATCAGAATGCAGCCAAAATAATTCTTCGATATGGTCAAGGTACGTTACATTTTGGTCTGGTGTACAGCAAAACCAGTGGGAATAACATATTAACTGCTTTTAGCGACAGCGATCTGGGTGGTGATTTAGTCGATAGGAGAAGTACGAGGGGAATGTGCTTCTACCTGAATGAGAGCCTCATTACATGGGTTTTGCAGAAACAAAGATGCGTGGCCTTGTCTTCTTGCGAGGCGGAATTTATGGCTGCGACTGCAGCAGCGTGTCAAGCGATTTGGCTTCGAAATGTACTGAATCAGATAGCTGCAGAATGCAATGGTCCAGTGATTCTTTATGTTGATAACAAGTCGGCGATAGACTTGGCTAAAAATCCTGTATTTCAAGGGAGAAGTAAACATATCGACACGCGATATCACTTTATAAGGGAATGTGTTGAAAGAGGGGAAATCATATTGAAGCATGTAAAAAGTGAAGTGCAGAAAGCAGATGTCTTGACAAAAGCACTGACGGTGGCCAAGTTTGAGAAAATGCGAAGTCTGCTGGGAATCAAGGAACTGTCTGAAAGAGTTAAGGATTAA
- the LOC141660043 gene encoding uncharacterized protein LOC141660043, whose amino-acid sequence MPTSIITTDCQFCGNRLKWFKHHILHLGTNKTVCTDYVIYLHAPSSCPVCFTVHENPEKLITSNVVVSCVRCYPSSHVNCIGSHPHAPYLCVMCSIHNSPLLVLGDSNGGKTVDKNAAKIFLAASKMEMEARAKEAIDARELALKAIEHVEHLRRNSAST is encoded by the coding sequence ATGCCTACATCTATTATTACCACTGACTGCCAGTTTTGTGGCAACAGATTAAAGTGGTTCAAGCACCACATCCTGCACTTGGGAACCAACAAAACCGTTTGCACAGATTACGTTATCTATCTCCATGCTCCTTCCTCGTGTCCAGTTTGTTTTACCGTTCATGAAAATCCAGAGAAGCTTATCACTTCAAATGTTGTGGTATCTTGCGTGAGATGCTACCCATCTTCTCACGTAAATTGTATTGGTTCTCACCCCCACGCTCCTTATCTTTGTGTCATGTGTTCAATCCACAATTCGCCTCTCCTAGTTCTTGGTGATTCCAATGGAGGAAAGACAGTAGATAAgaatgctgccaaaattttcctTGCTGCTTCCAAAATGGAGATGGAGGCTAGGGCCAAAGAGGCCATTGATGCCAGAGAATTGGCTCTAAAAGCCATTGAACACGTGGAGCATCTTAGAAGAAATAGTGCTAGTACATAA